One Hordeum vulgare subsp. vulgare chromosome 4H, MorexV3_pseudomolecules_assembly, whole genome shotgun sequence DNA window includes the following coding sequences:
- the LOC123449097 gene encoding phosphatidylinositol 4-phosphate 5-kinase 2-like has protein sequence MPPQVAAAQQGDRCRHGQLPRWHGDAGGEPLPFYVPLRKRLSVDGKSPAPRICIWECDGEAGDITCDIVAAPFRRSCSARTTTLPPAPFFRTMTPPPPRPHRVLEEEEEETKKPGKSIRKGHRSYGLMLNLQLGISYSVGKSSALPFKKLLASDFDPREKVWTRFPPEGSKLTPPHHSVDFRWKDYCPAVFRHLRKLFGVDPADYMLAICGNDTLRELASPGKSGSCFFITQDDRFMIKTVKKAEVKVLIRMLRSYYEHVRLHKSTLLTRFYGTHCIKQVGCPKVRFVIMGNFCCSEYKIHRRFDLKGSSHGRTIDKTERKIDETTTLKDLDLDYAFRLQRFWYEELMKQIQMDCVFLETQGIMDYSLLLGVHFRNDLSVSKIGLSQPIALPKSTGKRKSFEGGGNFCEQCFMETGCKDRDLITESRRPFVQLGMNMPAQAERSSKKILDKFLLNERHLFIAAPSGGPCDVYLFFGIIDILQDYDITKKLEHAYKSFQVNPGRISAVDPKLYSRRFQDFIRRVFVKQQQ, from the exons ATGCCGCCGCAAGTCGCCGCCGCGCAGCAGGGCGACCGCTGCCGCCACGGCCAGCTCCCGCGCTGGCACGGCGACGCCGGCGGCGAGCCGCTGCCCTTCTACGTGCCGCTGCGCAAGCGCCTCTCCGTGGACGGCAAGTCCCCGGCGCCGCGGATATGCATCTGGGAGTGCGACGGCGAGGCCGGCGACATCACCTGCGACATCGTCGCCGCGCCCTTCCGCCGCAGCTGCAGCGCCAGGACGACGACGCTGCCGCCGGCCCCCTTCTTCCGGACgatgacgccgccgccgccgaggccGCACAGGgtgctggaggaggaggaggaggaaaccaAGAAGCCCGGGAAGTCCATCCGCAAGGGCCACCGGAGCTACGGCCTCATGCTCAACCTACAGCTCGGCATAAG TTATTCGGTGGGGAAGTCGTCGGCGCTGCCGTTCAAGAAGCTCCTGGCATCGGACTTCGACCCGCGGGAGAAGGTATGGACGCGGTTCCCGCCGGAAGGATCCAAGCTCACGCCGCCGCATCACTCAGTCGATTTCCGGTGGAAGGACTACTGCCCTGCCGTCTTCAG gcacctgaggaaattgttcGGGGTGGACCCTGCGGACTACATGCTTGCAATCTGCGGCAACGACACGCTCCGGGAGCTGGCGTCCCCGGGGAAGAGCGGGAGCTGCTTCTTCATCACCCAGGACGATCGGTTCATGATTAAAACCGTCAAGAAGGCTGAAGTGAAG GTTCTCATTAGGATGTTGCGGAGTTACTATGAACACGTCCGTCTGCATAAGTCCACCTTGTTGACAAGATTCTATGGCACACATTGCATTAAGCAAGTTGGATGCCCGAAG GTCCGGTTCGTTATAATGGGCAATTTTTGCTGCTCGGAGTATAAGATTCACAGGCGTTTTGATTTGAAAGGTTCCTCACATGGTCGGACTATCGACAAAACGGAGCGAAAGATTGACGAAACCACTACTCTTAAGGACCTCGATCTCGATTATGCATTTCGGTTGCAGAGGTTTTGGTACGAGGAACTTATGAA GCAAATTCAGATGGACTGCGTATTCTTAGAGACACAAGGAATTATGGACTACAGCCTATTGTTAGGAGTTCACTTTCGTAATGATTTGTCTGTGTCTAAGATAGGCCTCTCTCAGCCCATTGCTTTGCCAA AATCTACTGGCAAAAGGAAATCATTCGAAGGTGGGGGCAATTTTTGTGAGCAATGCTTTATGGAAACAGGATGCAAAGACAGGGATTTGATCACAGAATCCCG GAGGCCATTTGTGCAACTGGGCATGAACATGCCGGCTCAGGCAGAGCGCAGCTCGAAGAAAATACTCGACAAGTTTCTCCTGAACGAGAGGCACCTGTTCATAGCCGCGCCGAGCGGGGGACCGTGTGATGTCTACCTATTCTTCGGGATAATTGACATCCTACAAGACTATGACATAACCAAGAAGCTCGAGCACGCCTACAAGTCTTTCCAGGTCAACCCTGGCCGCATTTCTGCTGTGGATCCCAAGCTCTACTCGAGGAGGTTCCAGGATTTCATTCGCAGGGTGTTCGTGAAACAACAGCAGTGA